The genomic interval ATCAATTTTATTAAGAATCGGAATAATCTCAAGATTATGTTCTATTGCCAAATATAAATTAGAAATTGTTTGTGCCTGAATACCTTGTGTGGCATCTACAATTAATAATGCTCCTTCACAAGCAGCTATTGATCTTGATACTTCATAAGAAAAATCAACATGCCCTGGAGTATCAATCAAATTAAAAATATATTGCTCCCCATCTGAATGCAAATAATTTAATTGAATAGCATGTGCTTTAATAGTAATCCCCCGCTCTCTTTCTAAATCCATGTCATCCAATGCTTGATGTTGCATATCTCGCTCAGAAATGGTTTTAGTAAATTCTAATAAACGGTCTGAAAGCGTACTTTTCCCATGATCAATGTGAGCAATAACACAAAAATTCCTAATGTTCTTCATGAATTTCCTAAATCTGCGCGAAATTACCTAGAAGCAGACTTCTTTTTAAGTTTTTAAAGAATAATATAATCAAATTAACAAATTAACTTATATTTGTCATTATGTTCAATTGTATATATTAAATTATGAATTATCAACAAATTTATAAGTCTAAAATGTTTTTTATCTAAATTCACACTATAATATTAGGTATAAAATAAATTAATCATCAAGCAGCCTATTGAGAACTTAAACGTTTATTATTTGAAGGCTTATTTTTGAGCAGCTTATGAGATACTTAAAATTTATTGTTTTTCTCTTCATTTTAGGAGCTTGTTCCAAGCCGGAAGAAAATTTTATTAAAATTCCTTCAGAGTTTACCGTTGCATTACAAGAACAAATTCAAATTGAAGGTAATCGGATTTTGAATCTAGAATTTGCATCTCTTGTAAACAATTATTGCCCTGAAGATACCATGATTTATAATAGTCGAGTTGATAGTTCTCAATTCAGAATTCAAATACTTGATTCTTATAAAGCCAATCTTTGCACCCATCGAAAAAATTATCTAAAGTCAATTATTCCATTACCTGACATTAAAGATAGCTTAGACGTAATAATTAGCTTAGGGAATGCTTCAACGATCAACATGAGGGTTTATATTCATCCTAAATCCTATCGCCTTGAATTGATTCACGGAACAGGTCTTACAAAAAAATTTGATGAAACCAAAAGATTGCCTAAGAACATAATCTGGGGATATGCTTATCCAAAATCAACGGATCCAACTTCGGAAACGCTTTTAAATAATTTTCGAAAAGACATTGAGTTTGATTGCTCAACCAATCGCTTAGAACCAGGATATTATTCTTACTTAACCGTTCAGAATAATTATTCGATCATATTAAGTGACAATCCAGGAATTGTTGGTAACTCCTTTAATTTTTATTATTTTCATTATAAGTCTGATGTTGAGCTAGTTGATTTTTTCACTATAATAGGTTCAACGTATTCAAATTTAATTGGATATAAAATAAATTCAGGTTCTGGCAAAGAATTTAAATCGCTCTAATTAAGGATCTGACAGAAATGTATTTATTTTACATTTAGAATGCATAAACACAGGATAAATTTAATTAGTGATACGGTTACGCTTCCAACAAAAAATATGTTGGAATTTATGGTTCAAGCAAAATTAGGCGATGATGTTTTTAAAGAAGATCCAACAGTATCTGAACTTGAAAACAGACTTGCCAATATGTTTAATCAAGAAGCCGGTTTATTTTGTCCTTCCGGAACCATGGCAAATCAAATAGCCATTAAGGGACATACCAATCCTTTGGATGAGTTAATTTGTGATATCAATAGCCATGTGTTTCAATATGAAGTTTCGGGATATGCTTTTCATAGTGGAATATCAATTAACCCATTAGTTGGAGATTTTGGAAAATTGTCGGGTGCATTAATTGAAAAGGCTATTAAACCAGATCAAGATTGGTTACCAAATACGAAACTTGTTGTAATAGAAAATACAGGAAATAGATCGGGTGGCAATTATTACAGTCTGAATGAAATTCATGAAATTTCTGCAATATGTCGTAAACGAAATCTAAAGTTACATTTAGATGGCGCAAGGATTTTCAATGCAATTCTTGCTGCAAATTATTCACCTTCCGATATCGGTAACTTTTTTGATTCTATTTCTATTTGTCTTTCAAAAGGATTAGGAGCCCCTGTGGGCTCAGTATTAATTGGTTCGCGGGAATGGATCCAAAAATGTAGAAAAATCAGGAAAGTAATGGGTGGTGGTATGCGTCAAGCAGGAATTCTCGCTGCAGCTGGTCTATATGCTTTAGATCACCATTTGGGAAGACTTCAGACTGATCATGATCATGCAGCGCAACTTGAACAATGCTTATCGAAATTAACGTATGTCGATAGGATTCGAAAAGTATATACTAATATTGTGATATTCGATTTGACGAATGAAATTACGCCAGAAAACTTTTTAAAACAATTGATGGTTTTTGGAATTAATGCTTCAGCTTTTGGAAATCAATCGATTCGATTTGTTACACATCTTGATTTTACAAAAGAAATGCTATTTGAAGTGGAGGATGTTTTAAAAAATAAAATCGTCTATTAATTCGAAATAGTTTATTTGCGTTTATTTAATTCATCCCGAATATGAGCTGCCTTTTCATAGTTTTCTTCTTCTAAAACCTTTTCTAATAATTTTTGAAGCTCTTCTGTACTATAACTACTATAAGCTTTTTGAGGCTTCTCTTTTTTAATAATCTGCTTTTTGATATCTTCCTCCGCTTCCTCCAAAACAACACCGGCTGCTTCCATAATAAATTCATATGTATATACAGGGCAACTAAAACGAACTGCTAGCGCAAGAGCATCTGAGGTTCTGGAATCAATCTTAATTATTTCACCTTCTTTTTCACAGATTAATTGAGAATAAAAAATACCATCTAATAAATCATTTATTACAATTTCTTTAACCTCAATTCCAAAAGAGGATAAAGCATTCTTAAACAAATCATGTGTTAATGGTCTATTGGGAGTCATTCTCTCCAATACAACGGCAATAGCTTGAGCTTCATAACCGCCAATAACTATGGGCAATCTTCTATTCCCTTCCAACTCACCAAGCACTACCGCATAGTTTTGCGATTGGGTGACACTGTGTGAAAGCGCAATAATTTCTAATTCAACAACCTTATGATCTTGGTTTGACATGTATTCTTATCATTTAGCTTTTCTTAAAGCTTCGTTCAATTTCGGTAATATTTCAAATAAATCACCACATACTCCGTAATCAGCTGCCTTGAAAAAAGGTGCTTCCGGATCTTTATTAATAACGAAAATCTTCTTCGAATTATTAACACCAGCTAGATGTTGAATAGCTCCTGAAATTCCAATAGCAATATAAACATTAGGGCGAATTGCAATTCCTGTTTGTCCAACATGTTCATGATGTGGCCTCCATCCTGAATCTGCTACAGGACGAGAACATGCAGTTGTTGCATTTACCAAATCCGCAAGTTCTTCTATTAAATTCCAGTTGGAAGGATCTTTCATTCCTCGCCCTGCCGAAACAACAATATCAGCCTCTGACAAGGGAGTTTTTCCTTTAATTAGTACCCGATCCTTTAAAACTATTTTTGAATCCGGAATATTTATATCTAAATTTAAAATTTTAGTATCACTACCCTTTTGTTCATGCAAACCATAGCCATTTGGCATTAAAGCAAGGATTCCTTTAGCATTTTTTAAACGATACCAGGCTGAAGCTTTTCCGGAAAAAACACTTTTTTGAATTACCACATCTTCAACATTTTTCTTAAGCCCGATGACATTGCTAATCAATGCTAAATTTAATTTAACAGCGAGTCTACCCGAAATTGATTTACCTAAACTATTATTACTTAAAATAATGTAATCAGGATTTAACAAATGATATGCTTGAGATATGATTTCAGTCCATTGTTGAGTATCTATGTACGATGGGGATTTAAATTCGTACACTTCGCTCATACCATACTTGTTAAGATCTCCCAAATTTGAAACTCCCTCAGCAATTATACCACACACCTTTTGACCAGATTTTTCACCTAAGGAAGCTGCATATGAAATTGCTTCTAAAGAAGCTTTTTTAACATGGTTCTCTGCTTTATCTAGAATTACTAAGATCATTCTTTAAATTTTTCAAATAATTTTTAATTCACTTTTAAAAATGCCTACCATGGTATCGATATCATTTGGATTGATCATCTGAACACCAGATTTTGCGACTGGCAACTCAAACTCAACCAATTCAACCAAATGTTCAACAGATACTTTATTAATCACTTCCAACGGCTTTTTCTTAGCATCTATGATACCTTTCATATTTGGGATCCGTTGCTCTGCAAGTCCTTTTGCAGCAGACAATACGAATGGAATTTTTAATTCTACCAATTCAATTCCACCTTCGATTTCACAACTACAGCTAGCATTTGGTAACTCAATACTTAAACTATTACAATATGAAACAAATGGAAGATCCAAATATTGGGCTAATCTACTACCAACCTCAGAACTATTATGATCAATTGTTTCCTTACCGACAAATATGATATCGTAAGATTTGTCTTTTGCGAAATTTGAAATTTGGAATGCCACATCATCTGAGTTCTCAGGGTCCGCATCCACTCGAAACGCAGCATCTGCACCAATTGCTAAGGCTTTCCGAATTAATATGTCTGAACTGGCAAGTCCAACGTGAATCACATCTACCTGGCCTCCAAATTTCTCTTTTAATTCAATACCACGTACTAATGAATACCATTCATCATAAGGATTTAAAATATATTGCACCCCTTCTTCAATAAATCGCTTTCCTTGTGAATCAAAACTTATTTTTGAAGTTGTATCCGGAGTTTTACTGATACACACCAATAATTTCATTTTCTAATCAAATTTATTCGCAAAGATATATAATTTGCATTCATCATATAATTCAACAATTATGAACCCGATTTCACGAAAGGATCAATTGCTTCAAATGATTGAAAATGAACCTGAACAAGTGTTTCTACATTATGCTTTAGCCAAAGAATTTGAAAAAGAATTGAATTGGATAGAGGCTTCAAAAAATTATCAATTGATATTACAAATAGATGCAAATTATATAGGTGTGTATTACCATTATGGCAAATTATTAGAACACTTGGGTCAAATTGACGAGGCCAAAACCATATATCAAACAGGAATTAATAAAGCCCTCGTTGTTAATGATTTACATTCAAAATCTGAACTTCAAACGGCATTGTTGGCACTTGAAATTGAAGCATTAGAATAAATCGTAAAAACCACTGAATACCTTATTCGCTTCTCCCTTTAGCCAAATTTCTGTAGCTGAAGATCCATTCAATGTCATTTTAACTTCTAGTTCACCACCTTTTGCTTTTACAGGAACTACTTGTTCTCCAGATAATCCATCTTTAAAACATTTATAATAAGCACTTGCCGTTACCCCGGTACCGCATGCCAGTGTTTCCCATTCTACACCACGTTCATACGTTGCAATTTCCAATTTTGATCCTGAACATTTTATGAAATTTACATTTACTCCTTCCGGATCAAATTTATGTCTTAATAGTCGGCCTTCTTCATTGACTGGAAATTTAAATGGATCTTCTACTTCCACAATTAAATGAGGCGAACCGCTTTCTATCAATGAGCCATAAGTTGTTTTAACAAATGTCGGAATATCTCTCATTTTTACTGAAACCAATTCTTCTTCTATAAAACCTGCATGGATTCCATCCGTTGCAATAAAACTAAAACTAAATTTCGCTTGTTTATGCATCATGTACCGAATTGCAGCCCGACTCCCATTTCCACAAAAACTGGAAGCTTGGCCGTCACTATTAAAGTATTTCATGTGAAAATCAAAGCCTTCTTCAGAACATAATGCAATCAATCCATCAGCGCCAACACCAAAATGTCGATCACATATTTTTTGTATTAAGTCCCGGTTTTTTAAGTCAATCAATTCAAATTCAAAAAAATCAAGAATTACAAAATCATTTCCGGATGCTTCATATTTTTCAAATGGAATTTTTCGTTTCATACTACAAGTTTAGCAATAGTAATGATTAAGGCACAATTTTTGTTTATATTTATATATTAAAGATATTTATAATATTTAATAATGAGCTCAAAGAACATTCCGTTTTTAATTATTGGTATTTGCATAATCACAAGCATTTTTACCAGTTGGTTGGTTTTCAATCTTTTATATAAGTCAAATCAGTCGAATACTGTTGAATCCAGGTTACTACATCAGGTGAATTATGACCCACAAAGCAATTCCCAAAAAATGCTTTCAACATGGGCCACTTTTTCACCTCAAAATTCTGGAAATTTTGTGTTTGCCGCTTCTAAAAGTACACCGGCAGTCGTTTTTATCGAATCCATCATGGAAGATCAGGAATCCATTTTTTCAATTCCGAACAGAGGAATTGCAACTGGTTCAGGCGTATTAGTTTCTGAAGATGGATACATTGTAACAAATAATCATGTTGTAGAATCCGCTGATAAAATCCAAGTGTTGCTCAATGATAATCGAGAATTCGTTGCAACCCTTATCGGTACAGATCCTACTACAGATTTAGCAGTTCTTAAAATTGAAGCAGTTAGTTTACCTTATTTAGAATTTGGAAATTCGGATTCTAGTTTAATTGGCGAATGGGTGCTTGCTGTTGGTAACCCGCTTAGACTTCAATCTACTGTTACCGCCGGAATTATTTCTGCCAAAGCCCGCAATATTAATATTCTCAATAATCAACAATATAGAATTGAATCCTTCATCCAAACGGATGCAGCTGTAAATCCAGGAAATAGCGGTGGCGCTTTGGTAAATATGACAGGAGAATTGATTGGTATAAATACAGCTATCATGAGCCAGACTGGGCGATATGAGGGTTATTCTTTTTCAATTCCATCGAATCTTGTGAAAAAAGTGATCACCGATATTAAAAATTTTGGCACCGTTCAGCGAGGCCTTTTAGGTGTCGTCATCGAAGAAATAAATGACGAGCGAGCTAAGTTGTATGGACTAACTTCAGTTGCCGGTGTATTTATTAGTAATACTACAAAAGATGGCGCTGCCGATCTTGCAGGTTTACAACCAGAAGACATTATTCTTGAAATAAATAGCAGAAGAATTCATTCTGTACCAGAATTACAAGAGATCATTGGAAGACTAAGGCCCGGTTCTAAAATAGAAATTAAATATTGGAGAAACAAAAAACAAATTGAAACAGAGGCTATTTTAAAAAATCAAGCTAACACTACCTCATTAATTAGTGCTCGACGAGATCCAATCTTATTAGACTTGGGTTTTGAAGTACGAGATTTAACAGATATAGAAAAAGCACTTTTTAAAGAATCTGGCGTAAAAGTTCTTAGTATTTATCAAGGTAGTATTATTGAAAGCACGAATATGGCACCAAATTATATCATTACTTCAGTAAATGGAAAAAAGGTTCAAAATTCTGATGACTTCATAAAATATTTGAAAGAGACGGATAAAAATGTATTGCTGAATGGGTTTTATGAAAAATACAAGGGTCGTTTTCCCTATCGATTCAATAAGAATTAAGTACTTTGTCGGCTTTTTAAATTCTTTACCTTAATTTAAGTCACTGCTTATTAATATTTTATGAATCAATCATTTGACCTGGTATTCAATCAAAATGAAGATGCAATGAAATTGTATCTTTCTAAATTGCGCAAAGAGATTGACACCATCGAATTAGGTGGTGGCCTAAAAAAACTAGAAAACCAACGTTCGGAAGGAAAATTAACAGCAAGAGAAAGAATTCAATATCTATTGGATGACCAGAAACCACAATTTGAACTTGGTGCATTTGCAGGATATGAAATGTATGAAGAGTATGGCGGTTGTCCAGCGGGTGGTGTAATTGTAGTGATTGGATATATTCAATCAAAACTATGCATCGTTGTTGCAAATGACGCAACGGTAAAAGCTGGTGCATGGTTTCCTATCACCGGTAAGAAAAATTTACGCGCTCAGGAAATAGCATTAGAAAATCATATACCAATTATCTACCTAGTTGACAGTGCAGGTGTATTTCTACCAATGCAGGATGAAATTTTTCCAGACAAAGAACATTTTGGTCGAATTTTTAGAAACAATGCAGTATTATCGTCAAAAGGAATCCCACAGATTGCTGCTGTTATGGGAAGCTGTGTAGCAGGTGGTGCTTATTTGCCAATTATGTCTGATGAAGCTTTGATAGTTGAAAAAACAGGTTCCATATTCTTGGCGGGTCCTTATCTGGTAAAAGCAGCTATAGGTGAAGATGTGGATATAGAATCCTTAGGGGGTGCTACCACACATTGCGAAATTTCTGGAGTAACAGATTACAAAATGAAAGATGATAAACATTGTCTGGATACTATTAAAAAATTAGTTGATAAAATAAATAATCACGCAAAATCAAATTTAGATCAGATTGAATCAAAAGAACCGAAAATACCGACCGAAAAAATCATAGGTTATTTTCCATCAGAAGCCGTGAAGCCATATGATATGGGAAGGATACTTGACTGTATTGTAGACGATGATTCAATCGTGTATTATAAAGAGGACTATGGAAAAACCATACTTTGTGCTTATGCTAGAATTGGAGGATATGCAATTGGAATTGTTGCAAATGACAGAAGAATTATAAAATCGGGAAAAGGAGAAATGCAAATGGGCGGAGTTATCTATTCAGATTCTGCAGATAAAGCAACTCGATTTATACTAAATTGTAATCAAAAGAAAATTCCGTTATTATTTTTACACGATGTAACTGGGTTTATGGTTGGAACCAGATCTGAACATGGTGGCATTATTAAAGATGGAGCAAAAATGGTGAATGCAGTAGCAAATTCAACAGTTCCAAAGTTTTCAATAATTATAGGTAACTCCTATGGGGCAGGCAATTATGCTATGTGTGGAAAAGCCTATGATCCAAGGTTTATCGCAGCATGGCCTACTGCTAAGATTGCAGTAATGGGCGGAGCTCAGGCTGCAAAAGTATTGACTCAAATTCAAATTCAATCCTTAAAATCAAAAGGAAAAGCACCAGAACCTGAAGAAGAGAAAAAATTATTTGATCAGATTAATGCAAAGTATCAAAAACAAACAACGGCATATTATGCAGCAGCAAGACTCTGGGTGGATGCAATTATTGATCCAATACAAACCAGAAACTGGATCCTTATGTGTATCGAAGTATCAAAATTTCAAAAAATCGAAGACTTTAATCCAGGTGTGATTCAAACATAGCATATGAATGAAAAATACAATAATTGGTTGAAAAGAATAGGAATCGCAGGATTCTTGTTTTTTCTAATAAAAGGAATACTTTGGTTGCTTTTTGGAACTGCAATTTATAAATGGTTTCAAAATTTATTTTTAACTAGCTTATTATCTTTGATTCCTCTTTTTGTAATTTGTCAATATAACCCTACACTAAATACTTATCCTAATATAGCTATTTCAATTTCAAAAATTCCAGCTATTCCTTCTTTAACTATAAATTGCCAAAACACAAAACCATTGTTTTGCAGATTGGAAGATCAATTAAATTCAAAAAAGAAATATCCTATTAAATTTAGATTAGGCTCCCTGGATTATACAAATAAATTGGAGTATTCCTCTGATTTAATTCATTTCAAAAGCATAATTAATACATTAGATTAAACTTTCAATTAAATTATTTAAAGGAATAGGGCCATTAAAATTAAATGCTTCTGCATATTCTACATTCATGCTTCGCCCATAGGTTTTATTCTTAGCTTTAATTACATCGAAAAAATCTTTTCCAGATATTGGCGAAACGGGTTCTGTTGAATTAGGATCATAAAACTGCGATTTAAAACACTGTATGATTTCAAGTTTTTCATTCATTACCGATGAAATATCACAAATGATATCAGCTTCTAATTGATGATCCTGAACGTAGTGCAATACATGTTTTGGCCTCCACTTTATTTGGTTTTTACCATGCTGATCGATGGTGATAATTTTTTCGAGTCCTGCATAAAATATTGCATCCGACACTAATTTCGCAGCACGTCCATGATCCGGATGTCGGTCTGAAATAGCATTTGCAAAAATTATTCGAGGCTTTGCAGCTCTGATTACTTGAATAATTTTTAGAATAGATTCTTTGTTCCAATTAAAAAAACCATCTTCTAAATCTAATTGAACTCTAAAATTAGCGGATAACTTCTGGGCAGCCTGAAACGCTTCTTCCGTTCTCAACGAAGCACTTCCTCTAGTGCCCAATTCACCCAAAGTTAGATCTAATAAACCTATAGAATATCCTTTCTGTATATGATTTAAGAGGGTTCCACTACAAGACAATTCAATATCATCTGGATGCACTCCAATCGCAAGGATGTCCACTTGAGTTGGCATTCTAAGTAAGTTTCTAATCATTCTATAAATATTTTGATTACCATTTAATCAAAGCACTACCCCATGTAAATCCGCTTCCAAATGCAGCAAGACAGATCAAATCACCTTTATTAATTTTACCCGCTTCCCAGGCTTCGCAAACTGCAATTGGTATGGTTGCTGCAGTTGTATTGCCATACTTCTGAATATTATTCCAAACCTGATCATCGCGTAATTCCAATTTCTGTTGTATAAACTGGCTGATCCGCAAATTTGCCTGATGCGGAATCAACATATTAATATCTTTTGAAGTTAATCCTGCTTTCTGCAAAGCTTCTTGAATAACTTCCTGAAATTTAATTACGGCTGTTTTAAAAACAAGGGGTCCATTCATATTGGGAAAAATCAATTGATCATCCCACATTTTTTGTGTTAAGAAAATCCCACCATATTTTTGTTCAGGATAACCAAATTGTTCTTTGCCAAGATGATGACCACCGTGACTCCCTGGATTTAAGGAAGCTAATTCTTCTGCATATGTACCATCTGAATGCAATACAGTATTAATAATTCCTTCTTCTTCATTTTCTGTTGGTTGAATAACAAATGCTCCAGCACCATCACCAAAAATTACGGATACATTTCTGCCTCGGGTGGTAAAATCCAGACCCATCGAATGCATCTCAGCACCTACCAATAAAATATTTTTATATTGTCCTGTTTTAATAAATTGATCTGCAATTGATAAACCATACAAAAAGCCGCTACATTGATTCCGTACATCCAAGGCTGGCGCTTCTTGCTTTGTCATTTTCAATTCCCGCTGAAGTAAAACTCCACAACCTGGAAAAAAATAATCCGGACTTAATGTAGCAAAAATTATAAAATCGATATCCTCTTTATTAATTCCAGCTCTTTGAATTGCAATTTCTGCAGCTTTTGCGCCCATTGTTGAAGTAGTTTCAACATGCGCGGTTCCATAGCGTCTTTCCTTTATACCAGTTCGCTCCTGAATCCATGCATCTGTAGTATCCATTAATTTTTCAAGATCTTCATTTCTGATTACATTTTCGGGCACATAATAACCCATTCCAGCAACTTTTGATTTCATTTTATTTTTGTATTATCTAGTTAAAACAACGATCCATAATTTGTAAAGTTAAACTACTATAAACCAAATAGAAAGTGATTTTAATTGGTACTGTTTTTACTCTTAATAAGCAATGAGATTCTCTATAATTAATTTTAAATTCCTTGATAAATTGTTGAAATTCAAATATAATAATAAAAGAAAATCTAAGTCTTACGCTCTTTCTTTTTGGCTGCTGGAAATAAAACATTATTTAATATTAACCGATAACCTGGCGAGTTAGGGTGTAAATTTAAATCCGTAGGAGGATCGCCTACCCGATGCTGATAATCTTCGGGATCGTGACCTCCGTAGAATGTCCAGGTACCGAATCCAAAACTTCCATGAATATAGCGGACCTCGTCTGCAGATTTTGTATCCCCCAATACAAGAACATCCGTTTTGATTAAATTCTTTTTAAAACCAGTGGTTTGACCCATAAAACCTTTAATCGTACGCGTATGATTTTGTGTTAACATGGTAGGAACTGGATCCCATTTAGCAGAAAAATCAAATAAATTAAAATAATCATTTTCGGCACTAATTTGCCGGTCATAGGTATTATCAATTGTTGAAAATTCATATTCTATTGGATTATCCTTTAGAGTATAATCTTTAAAAGCTAAAGTTTTAGAAAAATCTAATTTAGAACTAGCATTTGGATCTGAACCATCATTATCGTAATAAACAGCACATATATCTAATCCATCTGCAGATAATGCAATATCATAAGAATCCGTTGCCGAACACATAGCAAACATAAATCCACCACCGGCTACGTATTCTTTGATTTTCTTCGCAACTGCTAACTTACATTGCGAAACTTTAGAGAATCCTAATTCCTTACTAAGGTTTTCCGCTCGTTTTTGATTTTCGATATACCAAGATTGGGTATGATAACCAGAATAAAACCTACCATACTGACCTGTAAAATCTTCATGATGAAGGTGCAACCAGTCATATTTAGGTAAAAGATCATGAATAATTTCACGGTCATAAATTTTATCAAATGGGATTTCCGCATATGTTAAAGCCAATGTTACAGCATCGTCCCAAGGTTGAATTCGCTCTCCTTTTTCATTAAATTCTGGAGTATAAACTGCCATTTTAGGAGCTTTTTCTAATTTAATCACTTCCTCATTAATTTCCGGATTACCGATTTCTGTTTTAATTCTTAAAAATTCAGATTCTGAAATGATTTCATAGGATACACCGCGGGTAATACATTCTTTTTCAAAGACTTTCGTATTCACAAAAACAAAACTTCCGCCCCGATAATTCAACAACCAATAGACCTCTATCTTTTGATCAATTATCCAATAT from Saprospiraceae bacterium carries:
- a CDS encoding ketoacyl-ACP synthase III gives rise to the protein MKSKVAGMGYYVPENVIRNEDLEKLMDTTDAWIQERTGIKERRYGTAHVETTSTMGAKAAEIAIQRAGINKEDIDFIIFATLSPDYFFPGCGVLLQRELKMTKQEAPALDVRNQCSGFLYGLSIADQFIKTGQYKNILLVGAEMHSMGLDFTTRGRNVSVIFGDGAGAFVIQPTENEEEGIINTVLHSDGTYAEELASLNPGSHGGHHLGKEQFGYPEQKYGGIFLTQKMWDDQLIFPNMNGPLVFKTAVIKFQEVIQEALQKAGLTSKDINMLIPHQANLRISQFIQQKLELRDDQVWNNIQKYGNTTAATIPIAVCEAWEAGKINKGDLICLAAFGSGFTWGSALIKW
- a CDS encoding asparagine synthetase B: MAKYFVIIFMLFFTIHASFASYVLIPMDLKQSNHLKAYGIAYWIIDQKIEVYWLLNYRGGSFVFVNTKVFEKECITRGVSYEIISESEFLRIKTEIGNPEINEEVIKLEKAPKMAVYTPEFNEKGERIQPWDDAVTLALTYAEIPFDKIYDREIIHDLLPKYDWLHLHHEDFTGQYGRFYSGYHTQSWYIENQKRAENLSKELGFSKVSQCKLAVAKKIKEYVAGGGFMFAMCSATDSYDIALSADGLDICAVYYDNDGSDPNASSKLDFSKTLAFKDYTLKDNPIEYEFSTIDNTYDRQISAENDYFNLFDFSAKWDPVPTMLTQNHTRTIKGFMGQTTGFKKNLIKTDVLVLGDTKSADEVRYIHGSFGFGTWTFYGGHDPEDYQHRVGDPPTDLNLHPNSPGYRLILNNVLFPAAKKKERKT